Proteins encoded in a region of the Mercenaria mercenaria strain notata chromosome 1, MADL_Memer_1, whole genome shotgun sequence genome:
- the LOC123532961 gene encoding asialoglycoprotein receptor 1-like: MEKIISLYLILTFTELFLCLVLSERINYSSRQTQRITNTEIRLDSVARDIAVFRLDILQIWEHLDQLNISCLKNCDSSSLPTVEINKSELSAKTDHEMRLYSAFKLEKKAVRNILHKIDNNVTNFQEQILAEMRALQESHASVKTKLNDKVPKIEKSSEGLKSLDKYTKSVLIKQEARIESLEKEMNRYKTAFETTKEELTSVKFTLMELEEFKEKVLNNLYKLSDCPSKWHKFSGSCYYFSTSTSNWTEANTNCRKEGAHLVEYDRIDEVEFVLGLVLSVEKAWSESKYAGFWAGGSDIDKEGDWIWSGSGKKVDTGFVNWYRPQPDDYRGKEDCMMSCIKLQGQWNDGWCPSKQRYVCEKTLLV, from the coding sequence atggaaaaaataatcTCTTTGTATCTCATACTTACATTCACAGAATTGTTTCTGTGTTTAGTGTTGTCCGAAAGGATTAATTACAGTTCAAGACAGACTCAGAGAATCACAAATACGGAGATAAGGTTGGATTCAGTTGCACGTGATATCGCAGTTTTCAGACTTGATATCCTTCAAATTTGGGAACATCTTGATCAGCTGAACATatcttgtttaaaaaattgtGATTCGTCAAGTTTGCCTACGGTAGAAATAAACAAGAGTGAATTGTCGGCAAAAACTGATCATGAGATGAGACTATATTCTGCATTTAAACTAGAAAAGAAAGCAGTTcgcaatattttacataaaattgacaACAATGTAACTAATTTTCAAGAGCAAATATTAGCAGAAATGAGAGCGCTTCAAGAAAGCCACGCCAGTGTTAAGACTAAGTTGAATGATAAGGTGCCTAAAATTGAAAAATCCTCCGAGGGCTTGAAGTCTTTGGATAAATACACCAAGTCAGTGTTGATTAAACAAGAAGCAAGAATTGAGTCATTGGAGAAAGAAATGAATAGATACAAAACTGCTTTTGAAACTACAAAAGAGGAATTGACTTCTGTGAAGTTTACATTAATGGAATTGGAGGAGTTTAAAGAGAAAGTTCTTAACAACCTGTATAAACTATCAGATTGTCCATCAAAATGGCATAAATTCTCTGGATCATGTTACTACTTCAGTACATCGACTTCAAATTGGACTGAAGCCAACACAAACTGCAGAAAAGAAGGTGCACATCTAGTTGAGTATGACAGAATCGATGAAGTGGAATTTGTTCTGGGTTTAGTCCTCTCTGTTGAAAAAGCTTGGAGTGAATCTAAGTATGCAGGATTTTGGGCAGGAGGGTCCGACATTGACAAAGAAGGTGATTGGATATGGAGTGGCTCAGGTAAAAAAGTAGATACAGGTTTTGTAAACTGGTACAGACCACAACCAGATGATTACAGAGGGAAGGAAGACTGTATGATGAGTTGTATTAAACTGCAAGGACAGTGGAATGATGGTTGGTGCCCATCAAAACAGAGATATGTTTGTGAAAaaacactactggtgtaa
- the LOC123532957 gene encoding C-type lectin domain family 10 member A-like — protein MVDLIPVLEILLISFCVTASGRSGVKTRTAKRLTNVENRLDTITADISVFRLDINDIWSTMDMFNETVCETKDAPPTSSGTVEKEPKERTERIYSALQKEKQYSRDFMAGMGKNLMDFKSETNIKFRQMIEMEEETQTELYDKVEILQQKFDNAVNEINAEYTLLFKETKQQLQDLTISFSKITKSLETDLDKCNKLQEENRKCQLTITDRDNVINKLKSKLQDVDNITVQLQKNIQELEMRCPTGWHKHKHSCYFLSSSTATWDNAMNWCKRNGGQLVEYSDRGELKFIVDLVKVVSNWDNNIWTGFWTGADDTKHEGRWKWSKSGKSFTFTNWKAHQPDNGSGTEHCMVTLVNSNGQWNDEQCYVRYKFVCERVL, from the coding sequence ATGGTAGATCTTATTCCAGTTCTGGAAATTCTGCTCATTTCTTTTTGTGTTACAGCTTCAGGTAGATCTGGAGTGAAAAcaagaacagcaaaaagactgaCTAATGTTGAAAATAGACTGGATACAATCACTGCTGACATCTCAGTATTCAGGCTTGATATCAATGACATATGGAGCACAATGGACATGTTTAATGAAACTGTCTGCGAAACAAAAGATGCTCCTCCAACATCTTCAGGAACAGTTGAAAAAGAACCAAAGGAGAGAACTGAAAGGATTTACTCAGCATTACAAAAGGAGAAGCAGTATTCAAGAGATTTCATGGCAGGCATGGGCAAAAATCTCATGGATTTTAAAAGTGAAACAAACATCAAGTTTCGTCAAATGATTGAAATGGAGGAAGAAACACAAACAGAATTATATGACAAAGTTGAAATACTACAACAAAAATTTGATAATGCAGTCAATGAAATAAATGCAGAATACACATTattattcaaagaaacaaaacagCAGCTGCAGGATTTAACTATATCTTTTTCAAAGATAACAAAGTCTTTAGAAACAGATCTTGACAAATGTAATAAGTTGCAAGAAGAAAATAGGAAGTGCCAGTTGACAATCACGGACAGAgataatgtaataaataaattaaaatcaaagcTACAAGATGTTGACAATATAACTGTTCAGCTGCAGAAAAATATCCAGGAGTTAGAAATGAGGTGCCCAACAGGATGGCACAAGCATAAGCACTCTTGTTATTTCCTTAGCAGTTCCACTGCAACATGGGACAATGCTATGAACTGGTGCAAAAGAAATGGAGGCCAACTTGTTGAATATTCCGACAGAGGCGAACTAAAATTCATAGTTGACCTGGTTAAAGTAGTAAGCAACTGGGATAATAACATATGGACTGGGTTTTGGACAGGAGCAGATGACACTAAGCATGAGGGCCGATGGAAATGGAGTAAAAGTGGAAAAAGTTTCACATTTACAAATTGGAAGGCACATCAACCAGACAATGGATCTGGAACAGAGCACTGCATGGTGACTCTTGTCAATTCAAATGGACAATGGAATGACGAACAGTGTTATGTTCGATATAAATTTGTCTGTGAAAGGgtgttgtga